The window CTCGCGTTCGGACGGGACGTCGGTGCCGAACAGCTTGACGAGGGCGACCACGGTCAGGATGAAAAAGAGGATGCCAGCGTAGCGGAGAAACTTGAAGGCCATAACAATTCCCGTTCCTTAAGGATCTTGGATTCCACCTGCCGCACGGCCCTTGCATGAAGGCCCCGGCGGTCAGGGCGCAAGCAGGAGCGATGTAGCCGGTCCCCGGTCCGGGGGCAACAGCGGGAGCTGGTAGAGCATGAGATACACCAGCACCCCGGTTATGGATACGTAGACCCAGATGGGGAACGCCCACCGGGCGATCCGCTTGTGCTCGGCGAACCGCTCCTTCAGGGCGAGGAACACCGCCCGGGGGACAAGGAACACGAGACTCATGGCGAGCACCGTGTGGGTGCCGAGCACCCACTGGTAAGCGGTCCTCAGCCATCCGCCGCCCGGATAGTAGGTGGTCCCGGTGAGCGTCATCCGGGTGACGTAGGAGATGAGGAACAGCGAGGCGACGGTGATGGCCGCCAGCATCAGCCTTTTGTGGGTCGCCCGGTCCCCCCGCCGGATGGCACGCCAGGCGGTCATGAGCAGGACGAACGAGGTGAAGTTCAGGCAGGCATTGAGAAGCGCCAGCGTCGGGCCGATGCCTTCGGGCGGAAACCCCCGGTGCAGCATCAGCCGGCACCCATCTCGGCCAGCAGCGACCTGATATCCCGGCTCAGGTTTCCGAGCCCTTCCCGGTCGGTGACGTAGTAGCCCCGGATGCGGCCCTGCCAGTCCACCAGCACGAACCGCTCGCCGTGCATGATGTCATAGGCCTGCTCGAAGCTCGGCGCGTCGCGCCCGTCCTCGATCCCGCTCATGCCGGCATCCATGCTCATGCGGAAGCCCTTGACGACGGTGCGTTCGATCTCCGGCAGCGGCCCGGTAAGGAAATGCCACCGGCCGAAGTCTGCCCCGTACTTGTCGCCGTACGCGGTGAGCCGTTCCGGTGTGTCCACCTTCGGGTCCACCGTGAACGAAGCGAGCAGGATGGGCAGACGTCCCGACCGGCTCTCCTTCTCGGCCTCGACGATCCACTTCTGCACGCCGGCCATCTTCTGCGTCAGCAGCGGGCAGGCTCCCTGGCAACTGGTGAAGATGAAGTTCGCCACCCAGATCCGCCCCCGGAAATCCTCCAGCGTCATCACCCGGCCGTCCTGCGCCGTGAGCGAGAACCCCGGCAGCGTGGCGAGCGGCGGCGGGGCGTCTCCGGTCCTTTTCTGCTGGAGCAGCCAGGCGGTCACCGGGACCGCGAGCACGAACAGGACGAACGCCGCCCACAGGAGCGGGCGGCCCCGCGGCGCGGCGGCGGTGTCGGGAGCAGGCAGGGTTTCCGTGGTCATGGCGCTGTAACCTCCGGTGGCTGGCGGGAACGGGCCGTCATACCCGGCGGCGGCAGAACATCACCGCCGACGTCAGCATGAACAGGGTGAAGACGATCAGAATGATCATGTCGCGGGCGAGCATGACCTGGAGCTGCGGGCTCCCGCGGCTTCCGGCGATGGCGAGCCGGACGGCCTCCACCGAGTAGGTGACGGGATTGAGCTTCATCACCCACTGCATCCACGGGCTTGCGCCCTCGACGGGGAAGGCCGCGCCGGAAAGGAGCCAGAGCGGCATCAGCACGATCATCATGATCGCG of the Deltaproteobacteria bacterium genome contains:
- a CDS encoding DUF420 domain-containing protein, which produces MLHRGFPPEGIGPTLALLNACLNFTSFVLLMTAWRAIRRGDRATHKRLMLAAITVASLFLISYVTRMTLTGTTYYPGGGWLRTAYQWVLGTHTVLAMSLVFLVPRAVFLALKERFAEHKRIARWAFPIWVYVSITGVLVYLMLYQLPLLPPDRGPATSLLLAP
- a CDS encoding SCO family protein produces the protein MTTETLPAPDTAAAPRGRPLLWAAFVLFVLAVPVTAWLLQQKRTGDAPPPLATLPGFSLTAQDGRVMTLEDFRGRIWVANFIFTSCQGACPLLTQKMAGVQKWIVEAEKESRSGRLPILLASFTVDPKVDTPERLTAYGDKYGADFGRWHFLTGPLPEIERTVVKGFRMSMDAGMSGIEDGRDAPSFEQAYDIMHGERFVLVDWQGRIRGYYVTDREGLGNLSRDIRSLLAEMGAG